One Romeriopsis navalis LEGE 11480 DNA window includes the following coding sequences:
- a CDS encoding diguanylate cyclase, producing the protein MALADYKITEKICEHRDSIFFRARKRRDGAAVLLKILRGTEYHPEKTAWFCQEYARLQQLKIPGVITTDSLTWNAHQPVMVLHDIGGHSLASLGYAGKLTASKFLRLALSLAHVIEQIHQAKIFHKDITPSTILLNPATHNVQIIDLAIAAQISPSNSTTTFPATFARNLAYISPEQTGRTNHNVDYRTDFYSLGIILYELLAGEPPFQGADALELIHYHIARPAPDPGEVAQFANGEPIPSQLCAIVMKLIEKDPNARYQSAYGLIADLERCDRELQTHKHISEFALAASDYKPELHLPSTLFGRQQQTQQLIAALDYAHLGQSELLLVSGEAGIGKTALIHALKPVVLTQQGLFLSGKYDQYQRNVPYSAIIQALNQFCAQVLSADKTELAEWKDRLVRALGSNYQLISAIVPQLSLIIGPHTPVNIKQQSQQDNSNRLHLLFEKLLSAIVEVYHPLVIVLDDLQWADAASIKLLYHLIHHSEFKHLLLIGAYRPQEVSTIDPLSDMLKELRAHDQTCEIELKPLNTADLNHLLSETLTCSVIRSEPLAELIHRKTNGNPFFVLEFLKSLYAEKLLTYRQPAPHLPPKIASSAQWEWDIPGILAKDTTQNVVDLMVNKIHQLPAATRTALQFAACLGSQFNLEDLATVHNSSPSNVLEAMWAAIEAGLITPLNEQYRLYRSSSLYAKVSQTISRDQQLANRLAEQQSFLRETAKFATFKFQHDRVQEATYAEISLTERQALHYKIGQLFNQKYITDERETHILEIVNHLNQGERFYTTQTAKYELAKLNLEAGQKAAHSAAHKIASLYFKQGIALCCEASWETQYNLMMALHNAANISACLTGEFTYQQQLSQHILKYTRNWQDSLPVTEMKMQACIAQRQFEQAVNVALEFVQQLDINFPETPQPQDFQAELGKTLLALQDQSPLTLINRPKMESVQAIAVLRLLHQIHTALYMSSPTLFPLVIFKEVQLSLQHGNGPLSAPAYVYFGLILCGIIGDIDNGYEFGQLAKQLVDHPNNKATRSATMLTIAGATVHWREHVCSTLPIFQDGYQSGVETGDFQSAAFCLELYCSHSFLMGSPLSGLVQTADHAVQVITQLHQASPLLFTQIYQQIIVNLVDPNHPTPWQITGEIVQETVLIHQLEQIKNFSTLGHIYVNKLMLCYWFGQYEQAEGLIESTAPFLQALTGTIMIPLYHFYAALTLLAQYPHKSATTQTLILDQQLPTHQDKLQTWSQFAPMNYQHKWALIEAERQRILGQSWEAMRFYEQAIQGASDHGFLSEAVIACEQVALFYRDNQYPEQSSYYIQKAHNICDRWQATAKIKQLEQKYIDDLSIAIAPHNSAISGSESVKLTASQTLDNASILKASQALSSEIELKQLLSQLMTIVLENAGAARGVLVMMHEGELAIFAQGNVSQGVKVLTAAPQPIKAEHLPIQVINYVMRLRQSVVLNNAYQEGNFTRDVYISQQQIQSILCTPLLNQTKVIGILYAENNLTAAAFTNERLDVLNILCAQAAISIENAQLYEQLKRHSFDLERKVAERTYELRTVNHELQRLAMLDGLTKIANRRRFDEYLHQEYWRSQRDKTLMSVILCDVDHFKLFNDHYGHQAGDECLKEIALILSQSVQRSVDLVARYGGEEFALVLPSTSIMGAIAVADNIKSNLEALKLLHETSPTHTYVTVSLGISANHQNLDVTQPEQLVEYADQALYMTKANGRNGYTIMAGIPTNEIAEISTSSEVT; encoded by the coding sequence GTGGCATTAGCAGATTACAAAATTACCGAGAAAATTTGTGAACATCGGGATTCCATTTTTTTCCGGGCTCGCAAGCGGCGTGATGGTGCAGCAGTTCTCCTCAAAATTCTGCGCGGCACCGAGTATCATCCCGAGAAAACTGCCTGGTTTTGCCAAGAATACGCGCGGCTCCAACAGCTAAAAATTCCCGGCGTCATTACCACTGATTCGCTCACTTGGAATGCGCATCAGCCTGTCATGGTTTTGCATGATATCGGCGGGCACTCACTAGCCAGTTTGGGCTATGCGGGTAAATTAACTGCATCAAAATTTCTGCGACTTGCATTATCTTTGGCCCATGTAATTGAGCAAATACATCAGGCGAAAATTTTTCACAAAGATATTACACCGTCAACCATTCTGCTCAATCCGGCAACCCATAACGTTCAGATAATTGATTTAGCCATCGCAGCCCAAATTTCCCCCAGCAACAGCACAACGACTTTTCCCGCCACCTTTGCAAGAAATCTTGCATACATTTCTCCGGAACAAACCGGCCGCACCAATCATAACGTTGACTACCGCACCGACTTTTATTCACTCGGGATTATCCTTTACGAATTACTTGCGGGTGAACCCCCATTCCAAGGCGCTGATGCACTTGAGCTAATTCATTACCATATTGCCAGACCAGCTCCTGATCCGGGTGAAGTCGCACAGTTCGCTAATGGCGAACCGATTCCGAGCCAGCTCTGTGCGATCGTCATGAAGCTAATCGAGAAAGATCCAAACGCACGTTACCAATCAGCCTATGGTCTGATTGCGGATCTAGAACGATGCGATCGAGAATTACAAACCCATAAACATATCTCCGAATTTGCCCTAGCCGCATCTGATTACAAACCAGAACTCCATCTGCCAAGTACCCTATTTGGCCGCCAACAACAAACGCAACAACTCATTGCAGCGCTTGATTATGCCCACCTTGGCCAATCCGAGTTACTCCTCGTATCCGGAGAAGCGGGAATTGGTAAAACGGCTTTAATTCATGCTTTAAAGCCCGTGGTCCTCACCCAGCAAGGACTATTCCTCAGTGGTAAATACGATCAATATCAGCGCAACGTTCCCTACAGCGCGATTATCCAAGCATTAAATCAGTTTTGTGCCCAAGTTCTGTCGGCCGATAAAACGGAATTAGCAGAATGGAAAGATCGCCTCGTTAGAGCCTTAGGTAGTAACTATCAGTTGATTAGTGCGATTGTGCCACAACTATCGTTGATCATTGGCCCACATACACCCGTTAATATCAAACAGCAGTCACAACAAGATAATTCCAATCGCCTGCATTTATTATTTGAAAAATTGCTCAGCGCGATCGTTGAAGTTTATCATCCACTCGTCATCGTCTTGGATGATTTACAATGGGCCGATGCGGCATCGATTAAGCTGCTTTATCATTTAATTCATCACAGCGAATTTAAGCACCTGCTACTGATTGGCGCATATCGTCCCCAGGAAGTTTCAACGATCGATCCGCTGTCCGACATGCTCAAGGAGCTGCGTGCCCACGATCAAACCTGCGAGATTGAACTCAAGCCATTAAACACCGCTGATCTGAATCATCTACTCTCAGAGACGCTCACCTGTAGTGTGATTCGCAGTGAGCCACTGGCCGAATTAATCCATCGCAAAACCAACGGCAACCCCTTCTTTGTCCTGGAATTTCTCAAGTCACTCTATGCTGAAAAGCTATTAACTTATCGCCAACCAGCACCGCACTTACCCCCGAAAATCGCCTCTAGCGCTCAATGGGAATGGGATATACCAGGTATTCTCGCGAAAGACACAACCCAGAATGTTGTGGACTTAATGGTGAACAAAATCCACCAGCTCCCAGCGGCTACACGGACTGCTCTCCAATTTGCAGCTTGTCTCGGGAGTCAATTTAATCTTGAGGATTTAGCGACAGTCCATAATAGTTCTCCTTCAAACGTGCTGGAAGCGATGTGGGCAGCGATCGAAGCCGGTCTCATTACACCACTGAATGAGCAATATCGTCTCTACCGGAGTTCATCGCTATACGCCAAAGTCAGTCAGACCATAAGTCGCGATCAACAACTCGCCAACCGACTGGCCGAACAACAATCGTTTCTGCGTGAAACGGCCAAATTTGCGACATTTAAATTTCAGCACGATCGAGTTCAAGAAGCGACCTATGCAGAAATTTCACTGACTGAACGACAGGCACTGCACTATAAAATTGGTCAGCTGTTCAATCAAAAATATATAACCGATGAACGAGAAACACATATTCTCGAAATTGTTAATCATTTAAATCAAGGTGAACGCTTTTATACCACCCAAACGGCAAAGTACGAATTAGCAAAATTGAACCTTGAAGCCGGTCAAAAAGCCGCCCATAGTGCCGCCCATAAAATCGCCAGTCTTTACTTCAAACAAGGAATTGCCCTATGTTGTGAAGCATCCTGGGAGACGCAATACAATTTAATGATGGCATTACATAATGCGGCCAATATATCCGCTTGTTTAACCGGTGAATTTACATATCAGCAACAGCTCAGCCAGCACATTCTTAAATACACTCGGAATTGGCAAGATAGCCTCCCAGTTACAGAAATGAAAATGCAGGCTTGTATTGCGCAACGTCAGTTTGAGCAAGCCGTCAATGTCGCCTTAGAGTTTGTTCAACAACTTGATATTAATTTTCCAGAAACGCCCCAGCCGCAAGATTTTCAAGCCGAACTCGGTAAAACTTTACTAGCGCTCCAAGATCAGTCGCCCCTGACACTCATTAACCGCCCCAAAATGGAATCCGTGCAAGCGATTGCTGTCTTGCGATTACTCCATCAGATTCATACAGCATTATATATGTCATCACCAACCCTATTTCCGTTGGTGATTTTCAAAGAAGTACAGCTTTCTTTACAGCATGGCAATGGACCTTTATCGGCGCCCGCATACGTCTATTTCGGTCTAATCTTATGTGGCATCATCGGTGATATTGATAACGGCTATGAGTTTGGCCAATTAGCAAAGCAGTTAGTTGATCACCCCAATAATAAAGCAACGCGATCGGCGACCATGCTGACGATCGCCGGTGCAACGGTACATTGGCGTGAACATGTCTGCAGTACGTTGCCGATTTTCCAGGATGGCTATCAAAGTGGTGTTGAAACGGGCGATTTTCAGAGTGCGGCTTTTTGTCTTGAGCTATACTGTTCCCACTCCTTTTTAATGGGTTCACCACTGTCGGGTTTGGTGCAAACGGCCGACCATGCGGTACAAGTCATTACCCAGTTACACCAAGCTAGCCCACTGCTGTTCACTCAGATTTATCAACAAATTATTGTGAATCTGGTTGATCCCAATCACCCAACTCCCTGGCAAATTACGGGTGAAATCGTTCAAGAAACGGTGTTAATTCATCAGCTAGAGCAGATTAAGAATTTCAGCACCCTGGGACATATCTATGTCAACAAACTTATGCTGTGCTACTGGTTTGGTCAGTATGAGCAAGCGGAAGGATTAATCGAAAGTACGGCCCCCTTTTTACAGGCGTTAACTGGGACCATCATGATCCCGCTTTATCATTTTTATGCGGCATTAACCTTACTGGCGCAGTATCCTCATAAGTCAGCCACGACGCAGACCTTAATTCTCGATCAACAACTTCCCACGCATCAAGACAAGCTCCAAACTTGGTCCCAGTTTGCACCCATGAACTACCAGCATAAGTGGGCCTTGATTGAAGCAGAACGCCAACGCATCCTTGGTCAATCCTGGGAAGCCATGCGATTTTACGAACAAGCCATTCAAGGTGCCAGCGATCATGGATTTTTATCAGAAGCTGTGATCGCCTGTGAACAAGTCGCGCTATTCTATCGTGACAATCAATATCCTGAGCAATCAAGTTACTATATTCAGAAAGCTCATAATATCTGCGATCGCTGGCAGGCAACCGCCAAAATCAAGCAGCTTGAGCAAAAATATATTGATGATTTATCGATTGCTATCGCGCCGCATAACTCTGCCATATCAGGTAGTGAGTCAGTTAAATTAACGGCTAGTCAAACACTTGATAACGCCAGTATCCTCAAAGCCTCACAAGCGCTATCGAGTGAAATCGAATTAAAGCAACTACTATCACAGTTAATGACCATTGTGCTTGAGAATGCTGGTGCCGCCAGGGGAGTGCTCGTGATGATGCATGAAGGCGAGCTCGCCATCTTTGCCCAAGGTAATGTGAGTCAGGGAGTCAAGGTGCTCACTGCCGCACCGCAACCGATCAAGGCTGAGCATCTGCCAATCCAAGTGATTAACTATGTCATGCGGCTACGTCAGAGTGTTGTGTTAAACAATGCTTATCAGGAAGGTAACTTCACCCGCGACGTTTATATTAGCCAGCAACAAATACAATCAATTCTTTGTACACCGCTGCTCAATCAGACTAAAGTGATTGGCATACTCTACGCCGAAAATAATCTCACTGCCGCCGCCTTTACCAATGAGCGTCTCGACGTACTGAATATTCTTTGTGCGCAGGCAGCGATCTCGATCGAGAATGCGCAGCTTTATGAACAGCTCAAACGTCATTCTTTTGATCTAGAGCGGAAAGTTGCTGAGCGCACCTATGAGCTGCGAACGGTTAATCACGAACTTCAACGGCTTGCAATGTTAGATGGTCTAACCAAGATTGCAAACCGCCGTCGCTTTGATGAATATT